In the Alistipes provencensis genome, CCAGCACCTCGGCGGAGATCACCCGGGTCTGCTCGATGGCCGAGATCTGCTCAGCGACGTTCTTCAACTGGCGGATGTTGCCCCGCCAGTAATAGCGCATCAGCATCTCGCGGGCACTGTCGTCGAGCGTCACGGCGGGCATGCGGGACTGCACGGCCACATCGGCGGCGAAACGGCGGAACAACAGCGGAATATCCTCGGGGCGGTCGCGCAGCGACGGCACGAGGATCGGCACCGTGCCCAGACGGTAGTAGAGGTCCTCGCGGAAACGCCCTTTGGCAATGGCTTCCTGCAAGTTGACATTCGTGGCGGCCACGACCCGCACGTTGGTCTTCTGCACCTTCGACGAACCCACACGGATAAATTCGCCGGTCTGCAATACGCGCAGCAGGCGCGCCTGCGTCGAATGGGGCAGCTCGGCCACCTCGTCCAGAAAGATAGTGCCGCCGTCGGCCTCCTCGAAATAGCCCTTGCGGGCTTCGAGGGCTCCGGTAAAGGCGCCCTTCTCGTGGCCGAAAAGCTCCGAGTCGATCGTACCCTCGGGAATCGCCGCACAGTTGACGGCTATATATTTATTGTGTTTGCGCGCCGAGTAGGCATGGATGACCTGCGGGAAGAACTCCTTGCCCACACCGCTCTCGCCCGTGACGAGCACCG is a window encoding:
- a CDS encoding sigma-54 interaction domain-containing protein, producing the protein MTDITTVKQRFGIIGTSPLLDRALEVALRVAPTDLTVLVTGESGVGKEFFPQVIHAYSARKHNKYIAVNCAAIPEGTIDSELFGHEKGAFTGALEARKGYFEEADGGTIFLDEVAELPHSTQARLLRVLQTGEFIRVGSSKVQKTNVRVVAATNVNLQEAIAKGRFREDLYYRLGTVPILVPSLRDRPEDIPLLFRRFAADVAVQSRMPAVTLDDSAREMLMRYYWRGNIRQLKNVAEQISAIEQTRVISAEVLAKYLPPQGGGAPMAAGTPHPDDMTTERELLYKVLFDMRADINDLKRMMAELIQGTGRCPEPARDIKALLPSATQSSFVPAVVPAAPAYPSAPVYAESEEVTDEPPREMTKADMQREQIVRALRRNNGRRREAAAELFMSERTLYRKIKELGIEEI